The following are encoded in a window of Cygnus atratus isolate AKBS03 ecotype Queensland, Australia chromosome 8, CAtr_DNAZoo_HiC_assembly, whole genome shotgun sequence genomic DNA:
- the ELOVL1 gene encoding elongation of very long chain fatty acids protein 1 isoform X1, which yields MSDAGVADWGGDAYCSAPWLSTDPRIADYPLMQSPFLVMGILLAYVYFVLSLGPRLMANRKPLNLKKFMVLYNFFLVGLSIYIVYEFLMAGWLTGYTWRCDPVDFSQDPKALRMVSVAWLFVFSKFIELTDTVIFVLRKKNEQVTFLHLFHHSVLPWSWWWGAKFGPGGMGSFHAMINSMVHVVMYLYYGLSAAGPAFQKYLWWKKHITAIQLAQFVIVSVHISQYYFMPSCQYQFPIFVHLIWIYGTIFFILFSNFWYQSYTKGKRLPRVAQQAAQHNGSSIHENGTVTNGKVKAN from the exons ATGAGCGATGCTGGTGTAGCGGACTGGGGTGGGGATGCTTACTGCTCTGCTCCATGGCTCTCCACAGACCCCCGCATTGCTGATTACCCACTGATGCAGTCCCCGTTCCTTGTGATGGGCATCCTTCTGGCATATGTCTACTTTGTACTGTCCTTGGGTCCCCGGCTAATGGCAAACAGGAAGCCTTTAAACCTGAAGAAGTTCATGGTGCTATATAACTTCTTCCTGGTGGGACTCTCGATCTACATAGTCTATGAG TTCCTGATGGCAGGGTGGCTCACTGGGTATACCTGGCGATGTGACCCTGTGGACTTCTCGCAGGACCCCAAGGCCCTCAGG ATGGTCAGTGTTGCTTGGCTGTTTGTCTTCTCCAAGTTCATTGAGCTGACAGACACG GTCATCTTTGTCCTGCGGAAGAAGAATGAACAGGTCACATTCCTGCACCTCTTCCACCACTCTGTTCTGCCTTGGAGCTGGTGGTGGGGAGCCAAGTTTGGACCAG GGGGAATGGGCTCATTCCATGCCATGATCAATTCCATGGTGCATGTTGTCATGTACCTCTACTACGGGCTCTcagcagcaggacctgccttcCAGAAGTACTTGTGGTGGAAGAAGCACATCACGGCCATCCAGCTG GCTCAGTTCGTGATCGTCTCTGTCCACATCTCCCAGTATTACTTCATGCCCAGCTGCCAGTACCAGTTCCCTATCTTCGTCCACCTTATCTGGATTTATGGGACCATCTTTTTCATCCTCTTCTCCAACTTCTGGTACCAGTCCTACACCAAAGGCAAGCGGTTGCCTAGGGTGGCTCAGCAAGCAGCCCAGCACAACGGTAGCAGCATCCATGAGAATGGCACTGTCACCAACGGCAAGGTCAAAGCCAACTAG
- the ELOVL1 gene encoding elongation of very long chain fatty acids protein 1 isoform X2 encodes MEGIEGIVTMYQDFMKKADPRIADYPLMQSPFLVMGILLAYVYFVLSLGPRLMANRKPLNLKKFMVLYNFFLVGLSIYIVYEFLMAGWLTGYTWRCDPVDFSQDPKALRMVSVAWLFVFSKFIELTDTVIFVLRKKNEQVTFLHLFHHSVLPWSWWWGAKFGPGGMGSFHAMINSMVHVVMYLYYGLSAAGPAFQKYLWWKKHITAIQLAQFVIVSVHISQYYFMPSCQYQFPIFVHLIWIYGTIFFILFSNFWYQSYTKGKRLPRVAQQAAQHNGSSIHENGTVTNGKVKAN; translated from the exons ATGGAGGGGATTGAGGGGATCGTGACCATGTATCAGGACTTCATGAAGAAAGCGG ACCCCCGCATTGCTGATTACCCACTGATGCAGTCCCCGTTCCTTGTGATGGGCATCCTTCTGGCATATGTCTACTTTGTACTGTCCTTGGGTCCCCGGCTAATGGCAAACAGGAAGCCTTTAAACCTGAAGAAGTTCATGGTGCTATATAACTTCTTCCTGGTGGGACTCTCGATCTACATAGTCTATGAG TTCCTGATGGCAGGGTGGCTCACTGGGTATACCTGGCGATGTGACCCTGTGGACTTCTCGCAGGACCCCAAGGCCCTCAGG ATGGTCAGTGTTGCTTGGCTGTTTGTCTTCTCCAAGTTCATTGAGCTGACAGACACG GTCATCTTTGTCCTGCGGAAGAAGAATGAACAGGTCACATTCCTGCACCTCTTCCACCACTCTGTTCTGCCTTGGAGCTGGTGGTGGGGAGCCAAGTTTGGACCAG GGGGAATGGGCTCATTCCATGCCATGATCAATTCCATGGTGCATGTTGTCATGTACCTCTACTACGGGCTCTcagcagcaggacctgccttcCAGAAGTACTTGTGGTGGAAGAAGCACATCACGGCCATCCAGCTG GCTCAGTTCGTGATCGTCTCTGTCCACATCTCCCAGTATTACTTCATGCCCAGCTGCCAGTACCAGTTCCCTATCTTCGTCCACCTTATCTGGATTTATGGGACCATCTTTTTCATCCTCTTCTCCAACTTCTGGTACCAGTCCTACACCAAAGGCAAGCGGTTGCCTAGGGTGGCTCAGCAAGCAGCCCAGCACAACGGTAGCAGCATCCATGAGAATGGCACTGTCACCAACGGCAAGGTCAAAGCCAACTAG
- the CDC20 gene encoding cell division cycle protein 20 homolog — translation MAHLVFEADLHGLLKLDTPIPNAPLARWQRKAKESGAPGPGTDAGASPMKPANRLPSGSKTPARTPGKSGSKIQSTPTKAGGDRYIPNRSTMQMDMANFLLTKENDPVEDSPTKKEQQKAWAVNLNGFDVEEAKILRLSGKPQNAPEGYQNNLKVLYSQKTTPASSRKNGRYIPSMPDRILDAPEIRNDYYLNLIDWSSQNFLAVALDNSVYLWNCTSGEIIHLLQMEHPDDYVSSVSWIKEGNYLAVGTSNAEVQLWDIQQQKRLRNMVSHSSRVGSLSWNNYIVSSGARTGHIHHHDVRVAEHHVATLSGHTQEVCGLKWSLDGRYLASGGNDNLVNIWPCTQGDSGDYAPVQTFTQHQGAVKAVAWCPWQSNVLATGGGTSDRHIRIWNVCSGACLSAVDAHSQVCSILWSTNYKEFISGHGFAQNQLVIWKYPTMTKVTELRGHTARVLNLTMSPDSSTVASAAADETLRFWRCFEMDPIKKKEKEKANSAKTSIIHQGIR, via the exons ATGGCGCACCTGGTGTTCGAGGCGGACCTGCACGGGCTGCTGAAGCTGGACACGCCGATCCCCAACGCGCCGCTCGCCCGCTGGCAGCGCAAGGCCAAGGAGAGCGGAGCCCCCGGGCCCGGCACCGACGCCGGCGCGTCGCCCATGAAGCCGGCCAACCGCCTGCCCAGCGGCAGCAAGACGCCGGCCAGGACCCCCG GTAAATCTGGATCCAAAATCCAGAGCACTCCAACAAAAGCTGGGGGGGACCGCTACATTCCCAACCGCAGCACTATGCAGATGGACATGGCCAATTTCCTCCTAACCAAAGAGAATGACCCTGTTGAAGACTCCCCTACCAAGAAG GAGCAACAGAAAGCCTGGGCAGTGAATCTTAATGGCTTTGATGTAGAAGAGGCGAAGATCCTCCGCCTCAGTGGAAAGCCACAGAATGCTCCCGAAG GCTATCAGAATAACCTGAAAGTGCTCTACAGCCAGAAGACTACGCCTGCGTCCAGCAGGAAGAACGGTAGATACATTCCCTCAATGCCAGACCGGATCCTGGATGCACCGGAGATTCGCAATGACTATT ATCTGAATCTCATCGACTGGAGCTCTCAGAACTTCCTGGCGGTGGCTCTGGACAACTCCGTCTATCTGTGGAATTGTACTTCTGGGGAAATCATCCATCTGCTGCAGATGGAGCATCCAGACGATTACGTGTCCTCTGTGTCATGGATTAAAGAAGGAAACTACCTTGCTGTTGGTACAAGTAATGCTGAGGTCCAG CTGTGGGACATACAGCAGCAGAAACGTCTCCGAAATATGGTCAGCCATTCTTCCCGCGTGGGCTCCCTCAGCTGGAACAACTACATCGTCTCCAG TGGGGCACGGACTGGTCACATCCACCACCATGATGTCAGAGTGGCGGAGCACCACGTGGCCACGCTTTCTGGCCACACACAGGAGGTGTGCGGGCTCAAGTGGTCTCTAGATGGCCGCTACCTGGCCAGTGGTGGCAACGACAACCTCGTGAACATCTGGCCATGCACCCAGGGGGACAGCGGAGACTATGCTCCTGTACAGACCTTCACCCAGCACCAGGGAGCTGTCAAG GCTGTGGCCTGGTGTCCGTGGCAGTCAAATGTTCTAGCCACTGGAGGTGGAACTAGCGACAGGCACATCCGCATCTGGAACGTGTGTTCTGGCGCCTGTCTCAGCGCTGTTGATGCTCATTCCCAG gTCTGTTCTATCCTGTGGTCAACAAACTACAAGGAGTTCATTTCAGGCCATGGCTTTGCACAGAATCAGCTGGTGATATGGAAGTACCCGACGATGACCAAGGTCACTGAGCTCCGAG GTCACACTGCGAGAGTCCTGAACTTGACCATGAGCCCCGATAGCTCAACAGTGGCATCGGCAGCCGCTGATGAAACGCTGCGGTTCTGGCGCTGTTTTGAGATGGACCCcataaagaagaaggaaaaagagaaggcaaacaGTGCCAAAACCAGCATCATTCACCAGGGCATCCGATGA